From the genome of Fusarium fujikuroi IMI 58289 draft genome, chromosome FFUJ_chr06:
ATCGACCTTGTCTGTAGCCTCCCACTGTCTAATATTAGTGTTCATAACCTTTATTCAGCGGAATGATTAGATACTGACTATGATTATTTGTTTGAGGGCCCGACCCAATAGGCCTCAAGTACTCAAAGCAGTTTGGTACTTTAGTGTCGTAAGATACGTGCATTGCAGTGTGACTCGCGTCGGTTGGGTTCTTCCACTGGGTCTGGCGGACAAACTTGTAGAACTCGATTGGACTGCGACCAATCCCACCAAAACTTGAGAATATCAGTAATTTGGCTGTGTAGGACTTCTGATGGTACTTCCTACAGTGCGAGATACCCATCACCGATGACATACAGGGTCAATGACTTGGTGAAACTCGAAAGCCTGTATTCGTCTTGCCCGACTTCTTCGAGGTCCTATGTCGACTCCAGTGATGAGCACTGCATTTAAACCTGGCTTTCAATCGTCAGATTGTTCATAGGGCTAAGCAATGGTGAAGTCAACGCACGCCAGCCCATGTGTGCTGTACCATGATCTCCCTGGGCGTTTGAAGAGAGTGGACGAGGGTCCGGGCTTTGACAAGCATCGTCTGCCGGATGTTCTCGTCTCCATGAACAAGATCTCTCTGAATGATGGATAACTCCTGAAGCAGGTCTCCTGGGGCATCAATATTTCCAGGCCGCGTCGCGAACGAGAGATCAACAGGTTCAGCCATGGCATGTTAGGCGAGCTTCGTGAAAATTAGGAACAGAAAGATCAGGGTGACAATTCCGGAGTACCAACAAGGGGCTATACTTCCAGCAAACAAATATTTGAGTTGCACTTATATTGATGAATACATGCCGGTTAGTCAGTGCCCTGctgagatggcgatgattgGAGGCGTTGCTCCGTCGGCCAGGGTAATGTTAGTTGGTTCTGTCGTCTACGTACTATGCCAAGTCTTTCAAGGTTGCATCAAAGGCCTTTCTTTCCATGTCAATGTTTGCCTGGGTGCAACTTCCAATGGTATCAGAAACTGGCGCACGGAAGAGGTTTTTTGAATCCACAAATGTGCTGTTGGTTATGCCCATGTCCGTTGTTGGTTACGCGGCTGGTTGTTGAGAAAGGGATAAATTTACTTTTCTCTCAAGGCGTCTTTTGTGAAAGCTTTTGTTTCAGCGAATTATTCATTCTACTTTACAGTTCGATCAGGTGATGAGCCGATTACGTACCCGTAAGTCTGAAGTAGAGGCTAAGACAGCTTTCACAGAACCACTCCGACTGCAGATCAAGTGTCCAGGCTAGTAGTTCCGAGACTTGAGAATTGTCTGGCATGTGTGATATCACAATTTAACTGAATGACACATAATGTGTGTAACTTATCCCCGAGGCGAGGACTCTCTGTTGGTCAGCACCAGGCATTGTGCAACAAGTAACCAAcaagaaaattaattttCAAGGGTGAAAGGGGATGACTATGTCGCATGTTATCTCTAATAAATGGTTGTTTCTGGGATTTATTAAGAAAGAAACCCTCTAGAGCATGATGGGCATTTTCTCGCGCTGCTGAATTCGAATCAACACTCATGGCATTATGGAAGACAAGGGGCCAATGATAATCGCGGTTTGCTGGACATTTACTGTCGTCGCACTTCTATTTGTGATTGCCCACCTCTTCGTTCGTGGGGCTGTTCATCGGCGACTATTTCATTATTCTGTCCATTGCAAGTGATCGATCAGTTATCTATTTGCCACAGGATCTCACCAATAACAATCATACACCAGATATGCGCCATTCTTTCCAACGTTCTCGTTACGATATCCGTATACTGGGGCAATGGCAAACACTTCGATGTCTTGAACCTGGAACAGAAAGAAAATACCATCAAGTGGATGATGGCCGCGTATGTCCCAGGTATCGAAACTCTCGGCTTCCCTGAACTCGCCGTTATCGCTCTGCTAGCCCGACTTCTCATGCTTAGCAAAATACACCTGGTAGTCTTGTGGACCATGGGGATTATCTGCTGTCTGTCTCTCACAGCCATGGTCACCACCTTGCTGTTGCAATGCAGTCCCCCAAGGGCATTGTGGACCTTGACAATGCCAAGAGATTGTTTAGCGCCATCCGAACTGGAAGGGTTGGCCTTTTGGGCAAGCTGTTAGCACTGTGATCTTATTACAACATGGAGGCATAAACTAACCATTTGTTAGCATTGTTCGCGTTTTTGGACTTCTATCTCGCCGTGTATCCAGCCATCAGTCTTTGGAAACTCCAAATgccttggaagaagaagctgatacTCAGTCTTGCACTCGGCATGGGAGTCGTGTAAGTACAAGGATGGCGCTCTCTTGATGTTGGACTTAGATATGAAGTGCGGTGCTATTGGAATTGTTAAAACAACTGGAGTTCCAACGCTGGCCAGTCAAGACGTTAGCTGTAAGTCTCTATACCAAGATCAATATTCCAGATACTAATGACAGGCTGTAGACGATTTATGCGACCCTTTATATTGGACATCGTAAGTGAAACCATCGAGTCGCATACTAGGACTATCAAATCACTCACAACCTTACAAGTGTCGAAGGAAATCTAATCATCATAGCGGCCTGTATACCGGTACTTCAGCCCGTTcttgagatgttgaagggACGCAACATCTGGAGCACCAAGAAAGGCTCTGGTAAGcaccatgatgaagactaCAGTAAGCAGAGCGGACAGCAGCAACCCGGCATCGAGCTGAAAGATAAGCCAagaaagaagcttgatgcttATGGCTTTACGATCCAAGGGAAGGAAGGGAGCGAGGAAAATATGGTTGATGCCGACAAGGTATCACGCATTACTTCTTCTAGGCCAGAGAGTCCCAAGGAGGGCATAGTAAGGACCGATCAGGTTACTATTGGCTatgatggaggagagggGGGACCAACATCGGCAGCCAAGAGATGGGCTACTGTATAAAGATGTCACTATCTTAATTCCTTTATGTATGTGGAGCTAGTTTTATATTTCACCTTTTTCATCCTTTAATGACACTTGAGGCTATGCATAACACCTCCTGGTAGTCATGGTTCATCTCTGAGAAATGTCCCTTGGTCGTGAATTAGAGTAAAGCAATTTATATCAGTCATAAAGTCATCTAATCAAATGCTAAACTCGATCACTTCTCTCCACGGGCGTCTTCTGGTCACCGTCCCTTGGAATagtctcctcctcatcatgaGCCTGGGCACTTTCAGGATCCAGTCCCCAGGTAACGATATCAGGATATTTCCGTACGTAAAACCACATACCCATGATAGCCACAATGCTCCCAACACTGAACGCAGCCGCCAGCGGGAAGCCAACTGGATATCTAGGTGAATCACTAACCCGCCAAGCACGAAGTGGTATAGAAGCATGTCCAGCATAAACAAGCGTAACAGCAATAGCCACCAGAATCGATCTCACCTCCGGCTCTTTCCGCAAGATCTCCGCCAACCACGCGAGAAGAGCATAGCCCCAAGCAGCCGTAGCAAATGTGAGAAAGTAGAAAGCCATGATGGTCTTCCACGAATCAGGCCACCCGGAGAGAACCGACGTTGCAATGAGCTGTAAAGTGGCGGCGCCGACGCTGACTTGCCAGCGCCAGGCCTTCCAATCACTGAGGGCGTTGAGACCGATGTTGCAGACTATGCTTATAGCGTAGCCACCAAGTGGGATAAGGTTGACGGTGTAGACTGAGTAGCGGGGTGTTCCGTCGGAGTTTTGGAGACCTTTgagaaagaggaggaagtaAGCGTTTGCGCGTTGACTCCATGCAAATTGAAGATAACCTGCCAGAAACAGATATGAAAGGGGACTGAGGACGAGGAGTTTCATCTTTTGAACCAAGGTCTTGAAGGGGATAATTCTCGAAGTTTTGACGCCACTGTCACTCATTCGAAGACGACAAAGTTCTCTCTCTGAATCTGAGAGCCAGAGAGCTCGAGTGATGGCAGGTGAGTCTGGAATGACGACAAGGCCGACGAGACCCCAGAAAATAGTCATTATACCGCTGATAATGAAGAGCCATTGCCAACCAGCAAGGCCAGACACGCCGTTGAGGTTTCTGTAGAGGGCGGCTTGAACAATGCCGAGAAACATGTTTCCCGCGACGCCGCTGACGCCAAAAATCGCCAATCGCTTCCCCAACTCCTCGGGACGATACCTAGAGGCCAGTTAACGACTCATGAAGCATAGAGGTTTGTGATTAGTGATCATACCAATTAAAGATCAGGTTCACAATGCCGGGCCATGATGTAGACTCAAAAACACCGAGGAAGAATCGCAGTACAAAAACGGTCTTTGCGTTTGGAGCTCTGTAGGTGAAAAGTGTGAATAGGCCCCAGACAATCTCGCAAAgggggaggaagagagatggTCGAATGCGGGTTTGGATGAGCTGCGATGGGACGATGAAAAGAGCGTAGCCGATGGAGAAATATGTCGTGAATTCTACCAATTCATTGCCGTAGAGTTTGAGGTCTTCTTTCATCCCCGAGACATACGCAGCTGTCGTCGCAGATTGATCCATATCCTATAAAGACATCAATATCACGGTTCAGAAGAAGGAATGGGTATGTACATACCTTGAAAAGACCTGCGATAAACGCCCATACCAGCAACAAACAATCAAGCTTGAGGACCAAAACATGAGCTGGATTTTTGAAGTATGGGTGAACCTTTGCCAACCACGACGTCGACTCTACATACGCGACATTCTGCCTTTCCTCCGAGGCAGAGTCATTCACAGGTGTCGACATCTTTGTTGCTCCAAAGACCGCTGAAAAGTAAAAAGAGGAGTTGAGAAATGATCGACGCTTGGGGTTCTTTggaatatttaaaaaattcCCGCCCGCCACATTTGACTCCAAGCTAGAGACGTTCTAGAGCCCCGGCAAGTATCGTTTCTCAGCGAAAACTGCAGCCATGACGAGCTTAGACTATAAATATCGCAAGATCACGAGTCAGTGGTACTAAGATCGGAGCCGAGCAGTAAACTACCGTGTTTGTCGTGATCCAGGGTCCGATTTAGCAGAAACACCATGAGATTACCCCACTGCTTATCTCGAATCACAACAGCTACAATTGGCTCGATCTACAGAGCGGGTACATTCACCCGGCTTGCGTCTTCAGCCCTGCAAATAACGAGTCCCCAAATCTCCTCTTCTAGCTAAAACCATCGGACAAGCCCCGACAGACTCGGGTTACACCATCCGAAGGCGGAGATATCTAAGACGCAGCCTGCACATCCAATTCAGTCGCTAACAAAGGAAAAATGTCTTCTGAACCGCTGTATCCCGCTTATCTGCCCACCCGCTCAGACGGCTACAATGCGCCGGTACCTGTGCCCCTCTTTGAAGCGGAAGAGCCAGGGCTTCGGGCTGATCCCGCCAAAGCGAATCTGCTAAAGGGCGCTACGACTGTTGATATTACCCCACGTATCGGCACGGAAGTCCGGGGTGTGCAGATTAGTGCGTTGGGGAGGGAGGGGCTTGATGAGTTGGCTTTGCTAGCTGCTGAACGAGGTGTTGTGGTTTTTGTGAGTTTGTTTGGTGGCTGTGATGATATTGTGCTGACTGTTATAGAGGGACCAGGATTTTGCGGATGTAGGGTTTGACAGACAAAGGGAGATTGTCAAGCATTATGGGCCGCTTCATCAGCATCCTACGATGGGATATCCGAAGGGAACTGGGCCAGAATTTCACATTGTCTATGCCGATGAGAAGACGTGAGTATCTTCAAAAAGTCTTGTCATTACCAACGAGTATATTGATATAATGCAGCGGCAACTTGAGAAAGCTTTTGGGACCTCGAACAACATATGACCTATGGCATATTGACCAGACATTTACCCCCAACGTCCCCTCAACCACTTTCTTCTGGGTTCTTGAGATCCCCGAATCTGGAGGCGGCGACACAGCCTTTACCTCCCTTACAGCAGCCTACGAAGCTCTCTCGCCTGCCTTTAGAGAAACCCTTCACGGCCTGAATCTTCATCACACATCAGCTTCCGAAGGTGAAGTGCGACGAGTTGGCCAAGAACGTGCTCTTGCAGAAGCAATCAACGCGACACATCCTCTTGTCATCAAACATCCCGTCACTGGCAAACCATCGCTGTTTGTCAATCCCACGATCGCTCGGCAGGTTGAGGGCTTTCTGCCAGAGGAGTCAGATCACTTGCTCTCGTTTTTGAAGAATCACATTCGAAGCATGGACTTCAGTTGCAGGGTCAGGTGGGAGAAAGGTACGGTTGTGGTTTGGGATCAACGAGGAACGGCACATTCCGCTGTGCCTGATTTCCGAGATAACGAGAGGAGGCATATGGTTCGGATTATTCCCTACGGCTCCAAACCGGAGTCTGCTTTCGAGTGATCCGACTTCAATATGTTCCTGTTTCTGCCATACGTAAGCTAGCTCACTATCACCCACCTtggggaggcaagaagacTTAGAACATTGACCCTAATAGGCGACAAAAATATTTAGTCAAGTGTAGCCCGAGGTTAGGGGACTTTTTGCTAAGGTTGTTTTaccatcctcttctcaatTCATAAATTTACTTGCTCCCCAAGGCCCACTACCTGCGTAGCACTGTATGCAAAATCCTTTGTTTGTTGATGCCTTACGGATTGGATTGACTGAATCACAGCCTCCACGGGTCAGTGTGATTGGTAGACCGCCCTTGTCATAGTGGGGTATCCTGCCTGGGCAGGATTGGCGCCTACTGCTCCCGTCCTCTCCGTTGTCCAACACTCAAGGCTCTTCGAACAAACTTGTTTCCTCAAATTTCTTTGCACAAAATTCACTTCCTTTATCTCAAGTTGTGCGCTGGACTCACTCCTAGACACCTATTTCTAGCTCAGTAGCTCGGCTTCAGTCTTGATCCTTCTGATCGATCAG
Proteins encoded in this window:
- a CDS encoding related to transporter protein, producing MSTPVNDSASEERQNVAYVESTSWLAKVHPYFKNPAHVLVLKLDCLLLVWAFIAGLFKDMDQSATTAAYVSGMKEDLKLYGNELVEFTTYFSIGYALFIVPSQLIQTRIRPSLFLPLCEIVWGLFTLFTYRAPNAKTVFVLRFFLGVFESTSWPGIVNLIFNWYRPEELGKRLAIFGVSGVAGNMFLGIVQAALYRNLNGVSGLAGWQWLFIISGIMTIFWGLVGLVVIPDSPAITRALWLSDSERELCRLRMSDSGVKTSRIIPFKTLVQKMKLLVLSPLSYLFLAGYLQFAWSQRANAYFLLFLKGLQNSDGTPRYSVYTVNLIPLGGYAISIVCNIGLNALSDWKAWRWQVSVGAATLQLIATSVLSGWPDSWKTIMAFYFLTFATAAWGYALLAWLAEILRKEPEVRSILVAIAVTLVYAGHASIPLRAWRVSDSPRYPVGFPLAAAFSVGSIVAIMGMWFYVRKYPDIVTWGLDPESAQAHDEEETIPRDGDQKTPVERSDRV
- a CDS encoding dioxygenase family protein, with protein sequence MSSEPLYPAYLPTRSDGYNAPVPVPLFEAEEPGLRADPAKANLLKGATTVDITPRIGTEVRGVQISALGREGLDELALLAAERGVVVFRDQDFADVGFDRQREIVKHYGPLHQHPTMGYPKGTGPEFHIVYADEKTGNLRKLLGPRTTYDLWHIDQTFTPNVPSTTFFWVLEIPESGGGDTAFTSLTAAYEALSPAFRETLHGLNLHHTSASEGEVRRVGQERALAEAINATHPLVIKHPVTGKPSLFVNPTIARQVEGFLPEESDHLLSFLKNHIRSMDFSCRVRWEKGTVVVWDQRGTAHSAVPDFRDNERRHMVRIIPYGSKPESAFE